The following coding sequences are from one Wenzhouxiangella sp. AB-CW3 window:
- a CDS encoding reverse transcriptase domain-containing protein, producing the protein MMRRLKDHVPDRRLLRLINRFLTAGVMDGDHWSPTNAGVPQGGPLSPVLANVVLDELDWELERRGHRFVRYADDCQILVRSQRAGERVMNSIKRFVEDSLRLEVNTRKSAVDRPWYRQFLGFTVTRGDHRLKVSPKALARLKTHLRVLTRRTRGHRLADVVADLRDYLLGWKAYFGIAEVPSPLREIDKWLRRRLRCYLWKQWGRSGYRQLRRRGVSVRDAWQTSKSAHGPWRLSHTPALYRALPARYFADLGLPSLAPSVRIVVVSSKIVSKRGRTGADSEVFRRTQKISAGQIVPTT; encoded by the coding sequence TTGATGCGCCGGCTCAAGGATCATGTCCCGGATCGTCGTCTGCTGCGACTGATCAACCGTTTTCTGACCGCCGGGGTGATGGATGGAGACCACTGGAGCCCGACGAATGCCGGTGTGCCGCAAGGCGGCCCGCTGTCACCGGTCCTGGCCAACGTGGTGCTGGATGAGCTGGACTGGGAGCTCGAGCGGCGCGGCCACCGCTTCGTCCGATATGCTGACGACTGCCAGATACTGGTGCGGAGTCAACGTGCCGGCGAGCGGGTGATGAACAGCATCAAGCGCTTTGTCGAAGACTCACTCCGGCTCGAAGTGAATACACGCAAAAGCGCGGTCGACCGACCGTGGTACCGCCAGTTTTTGGGGTTTACGGTCACCCGTGGGGATCACCGGCTGAAAGTGTCGCCCAAGGCACTGGCCCGGTTGAAAACCCACTTGCGGGTCCTGACCCGCCGCACGAGAGGCCACCGTTTGGCCGATGTCGTGGCAGACTTGAGAGACTACCTGCTTGGATGGAAAGCGTACTTCGGGATTGCCGAAGTACCGAGCCCACTGCGCGAGATCGACAAATGGCTGCGGCGACGATTACGCTGTTATCTCTGGAAGCAATGGGGCCGCTCGGGCTACCGCCAGCTTCGCCGTCGTGGCGTGAGCGTGCGGGATGCCTGGCAGACATCCAAATCGGCCCACGGGCCGTGGCGGCTGTCGCACACCCCGGCGCTATACCGGGCTCTGCCCGCGAGGTATTTTGCTGACTTGGGACTACCGAGCCTGGCCCCCTCTGTCAGGATAGTTGTCGTCTCCTCTAAAATAGTCTCCAAGAGGGGGCGGACAGGAGCTGACAGTGAAGTATTCAGAAGAACGCAGAAAATCAGTGCTGGCCAAATTGTGCCCACCACATAA
- the istA gene encoding IS21 family transposase, which yields MIHKIKALHDQGRGLSVRAISRELGIARNTVRKYLRLNEMAISQAQEDPSRSKRLDEYRDFLIHQLKTYPRLSAIKLARRLREKVGELPASERSLRRYVRALKEQIANGQTRYYEPVVDAVPGVQCQVDPGELRGVMIAGVERVVYFVVFVLACSRLMYVGVRFQPLDTEAFIQLHDEAFRYFGGVPEECVYDQTKLVVIHERYRELTLNQRFHQYATTAGYRIHACEGYDPESKGKVEAGVKYVKQDALYGECFESETALCQHLQGWLEAVANVRKHGATGRQPRAHFEADERAHLRPYIVAQSLLQARPDHETRRADKTGLISWKANQYSVPLRWQRAQVGVCEQEGHLHIHDLESGERIAGHVLCLEKGRTIKNNHHYRDPAQRIADLEAAICQQLPDGQGETLCHLLKVTSPRIYKDQLAGLRDLLNRHGPVDAELLQTLTQQPRLTASTVQRYLEAWQQARDRGRAPDTNTTPDPEDRMPVSALQAYAQVGRSSGQEVTHESA from the coding sequence GTGATTCACAAAATCAAAGCATTACACGATCAGGGGCGGGGCCTATCGGTCCGGGCGATCAGCCGGGAACTGGGCATTGCCCGTAACACGGTTCGCAAGTACCTGAGACTGAACGAGATGGCGATCAGCCAAGCCCAGGAGGATCCCTCGCGTAGCAAGCGTCTGGACGAGTATCGAGATTTCCTCATCCATCAGCTCAAGACGTATCCCCGGCTGAGCGCCATCAAGCTGGCTCGGCGACTTCGTGAGAAAGTGGGCGAGTTGCCAGCCTCTGAGCGTAGCCTGCGCCGCTACGTGCGAGCGCTCAAGGAGCAAATCGCCAACGGCCAGACTCGTTATTACGAGCCGGTGGTTGACGCCGTACCCGGCGTTCAGTGCCAGGTTGACCCCGGCGAGCTGCGCGGAGTGATGATCGCAGGGGTGGAGCGGGTGGTCTACTTCGTGGTCTTCGTTCTGGCCTGTTCACGGCTGATGTACGTGGGGGTGCGATTCCAGCCTCTGGACACCGAGGCGTTCATCCAGCTTCACGACGAAGCCTTCCGCTACTTTGGTGGTGTGCCTGAGGAGTGTGTATACGATCAGACCAAGCTCGTGGTGATCCACGAGCGGTACCGAGAGCTGACGCTCAATCAACGCTTTCACCAGTACGCCACGACTGCCGGCTACCGGATCCATGCCTGCGAGGGCTATGATCCCGAGAGCAAGGGCAAGGTGGAGGCCGGGGTCAAGTACGTCAAGCAGGACGCCCTTTACGGGGAGTGCTTCGAGAGCGAGACGGCGCTGTGCCAGCACCTGCAAGGCTGGTTGGAGGCCGTGGCCAATGTTCGCAAGCACGGCGCCACCGGTCGCCAGCCGCGGGCCCACTTCGAGGCCGACGAGCGCGCACACCTGCGTCCCTACATTGTGGCGCAAAGCCTGCTTCAGGCTCGCCCTGACCACGAGACCCGCCGGGCCGACAAAACCGGGCTGATCTCGTGGAAAGCCAACCAGTACTCAGTGCCCCTGCGCTGGCAGCGGGCCCAGGTGGGTGTCTGTGAACAGGAGGGTCACCTGCATATCCACGACCTGGAGAGCGGCGAGCGCATTGCTGGGCATGTTCTGTGTCTGGAGAAAGGCCGCACGATCAAGAACAACCACCACTACCGGGATCCGGCCCAGCGCATCGCGGATCTGGAAGCGGCCATCTGCCAACAGCTGCCCGACGGTCAGGGCGAGACGCTGTGCCACCTGCTCAAGGTGACCTCGCCGAGGATCTACAAGGACCAACTGGCAGGCCTGCGTGATCTGCTCAACCGGCATGGACCCGTCGACGCCGAACTGCTGCAGACACTGACTCAGCAGCCCCGGTTGACCGCCAGCACCGTGCAACGCTACCTGGAGGCGTGGCAGCAAGCTCGAGACCGCGGGCGAGCCCCCGATACCAACACAACGCCTGATCCTGAGGACCGAATGCCTGTCTCGGCCCTGCAAGCCTATGCTCAGGTTGGCCGCTCCAGTGGCCAGGAGGTGACCCATGAGTCGGCTTGA
- the istB gene encoding IS21-like element helper ATPase IstB, whose amino-acid sequence MSRLEQTQSQYRSLRLSATAGHLGELLAQAEANELSYLEFARQIAEHELAERTRRRIDRHLKQAQLPAHKPLEAFDYRHQTTITKRQVSALLDFGFIDERQNLVFIGPPGVGKTHLAIGIALKAIEAGYKVLFRTALALVEDLELAEMKGELKKRLRQLGKYDVLVIDELGYLPMTRQARYNLFQLINSLYEYRSIILTTNKDFSNWGAFFHDDAVAVPIIDRVIHHSHIFMLGGESYRLKQKTTS is encoded by the coding sequence ATGAGTCGGCTTGAACAGACCCAGTCCCAGTACCGCAGCCTGCGCCTGAGCGCCACCGCCGGGCACCTGGGTGAGCTGCTGGCCCAAGCCGAAGCCAACGAGCTGTCCTATCTGGAGTTTGCCCGGCAGATCGCCGAGCACGAGCTGGCCGAGCGCACCCGCCGCCGCATCGATCGGCACCTGAAACAGGCACAGCTGCCGGCGCACAAGCCGCTAGAAGCGTTCGACTACCGCCACCAGACCACCATCACCAAGCGTCAGGTCAGCGCCCTGCTGGACTTCGGCTTCATCGATGAGCGCCAAAACCTGGTGTTCATCGGTCCGCCCGGGGTGGGCAAAACGCACTTGGCCATCGGCATTGCTCTGAAGGCCATTGAAGCCGGCTACAAGGTGCTGTTCCGCACGGCACTGGCGCTGGTCGAAGACCTGGAGCTGGCCGAGATGAAAGGTGAACTGAAAAAACGGCTGAGACAGTTGGGTAAGTACGATGTGCTGGTGATCGATGAGCTGGGCTACCTGCCCATGACCCGGCAAGCCCGCTACAACCTGTTCCAGCTGATCAATAGCCTGTATGAGTACCGCTCAATCATCCTGACCACCAACAAGGACTTCAGCAACTGGGGAGCCTTCTTCCACGATGACGCCGTGGCGGTACCGATCATTGACCGCGTCATCCACCACTCACACATCTTCATGCTGGGAGGAGAGAGCTATCGCTTGAAACAGAAAACCACGAGCTAG
- a CDS encoding reverse transcriptase domain-containing protein has protein sequence MSDRTASENRRESAVPGAREESVTGERTDLASTSTVSLWEKVLERSNLQRAVKQVRQNKGAPGIDGMSVDALPDFLRQNWPAIRDQLEAGQYRPQPVRRVRIPKADGRERLLGIPTVLDRFIQQAVAQVVSAQWDPHFHPRSYGFRPGKSAHQALKRLQADIRAGGQWTVDLDLAAFFDRVNLSMAIYFDPLLAIYFDPPCVV, from the coding sequence ATGAGTGACCGGACCGCCTCAGAGAATCGACGCGAGTCGGCCGTGCCTGGAGCACGGGAGGAATCGGTGACTGGGGAAAGGACCGATCTGGCCTCGACATCCACTGTCTCGCTGTGGGAGAAGGTGCTGGAACGCAGCAACCTGCAGCGGGCAGTCAAGCAAGTACGCCAGAACAAGGGCGCGCCGGGCATTGACGGGATGAGCGTTGATGCACTACCGGACTTCCTTCGCCAGAACTGGCCTGCGATCCGCGATCAACTGGAAGCGGGGCAGTATCGCCCGCAACCGGTCCGGCGGGTCCGTATCCCCAAGGCCGACGGACGGGAACGCCTGCTGGGGATCCCGACGGTTCTGGACCGCTTCATCCAGCAAGCCGTTGCGCAGGTGGTATCGGCGCAATGGGACCCCCACTTCCATCCCCGCAGCTATGGCTTCCGGCCGGGCAAGTCGGCGCACCAGGCTCTCAAGCGCCTGCAAGCCGACATTCGGGCGGGCGGCCAGTGGACGGTAGACCTGGACCTGGCGGCGTTCTTCGACCGGGTCAACCTGTCAATGGCCATCTATTTTGACCCACTTTTGGCCATTTATTTTGACCCACCGTGTGTCGTCTAG